The following coding sequences lie in one Apium graveolens cultivar Ventura chromosome 1, ASM990537v1, whole genome shotgun sequence genomic window:
- the LOC141718609 gene encoding uncharacterized protein LOC141718609, producing MASNNFSVSIPLFKGDHYNSWAIKMKSYLKAMSLWEAIESDVEPTLLPQNPTVAQIKKRDEEVAREAKALSCLHSAVSEEIFTTIMSCDTPKEAWTKIKEEFEGNQQTKLMQILNLKREFEMMRMKNNEGVKEYGSRLMSIVNQIKLLGGDFSSQRVVDKLLVTLPERYETKISSLEDTKDLSKLTVSELINSLHAVDQRRSMREEEIGGKN from the coding sequence ATGGCATCAAACAATTTCTCCGTCTCTATTCCATTATTCAAAGGAGATCATTATAATTCATGGGCTATCAAAATGAAATCATATTTGAAAGCTATGAGTTTGTGGGAAGCAATCGAGAGTGATGTTGAGCCAACCCTTCTTCCACAAAATCCAACAGTAGCCCAAATCAAAAAACGTGATGAAGAAGTGGCTAGAGAAGCAAAGGCACTTTCATGTCTACATTCGGCTGTGTCGGAAGAGATCTTTACAACTATTATGAGTTGTGATACTCCTAAAGAAGCATGGACAAAAATTAAGGAAGAATTTGAAGGCAATCAACAAACCAAACTGATGCAAATTCTGAACCTCAAGAGAGAGTTtgagatgatgagaatgaaaaaTAATGAAGGCGTCAAGGAATATGGGAGTAGGTTGATGTCCATTGTTAACCAAATCAAACTACTTGGTGGAGATTTCTCAAGTCAAAGAGTAGTGGACAAACTTTTAGTGACTCTTCCTGAGAGGTATGAAACTAAAATTTCCTCACTTGAAGATACTAAAGATCTTTCGAAATTAACTGTTTCAGAATTGATCAATTCACTTCACGCCGTGGACCAAAGGAGATCAATGAGGGAGGAAGAAATTGGAGGAAAAAATTAG
- the LOC141718617 gene encoding uncharacterized protein LOC141718617 — protein MASNNFSVSIPLFKGDHYNSWAIKMKSYLKAMSLWEAIESDVEPTLLPQNPTVAQIKKRDEEVAREAKALSCLHSAGSEEIFTTIMSCDTPKEAWTKIKEEFEGNQQTKLMQILNLKREFEMMRMKNNEGVKEYGSRLMSIVNQIKLLGGDFSSQRVVDKLLVTLPERYETKISSLEDTKDLSKLTVSELINSLHAVDQRRSMREEEIGGKNEGLLLAKASSSKALWLSFVPAVFFFMSHLMTMIALNFVTCAF, from the exons ATGGCATCAAACAATTTCTCCGTCTCTATTCCATTATTCAAAGGAGATCATTATAATTCATGGGCTATCAAAATGAAATCATATTTGAAAGCTATGAGTTTGTGGGAAGCAATCGAGAGTGATGTTGAGCCAACCCTTCTTCCACAAAATCCAACAGTAGCCCAAATCAAAAAACGTGATGAAGAAGTGGCTAGAGAAGCAAAGGCACTTTCATGTCTACATTCGGCTGGGTCGGAAGAGATCTTTACAACTATTATGAGTTGTGATACTCCTAAAGAAGCATGGACAAAAATTAAGGAAGAATTTGAAGGCAATCAACAAACCAAACTGATGCAAATTCTGAACCTCAAGAGAGAGTTtgagatgatgagaatgaaaaaTAATGAAGGCGTCAAGGAATATGGGAGTAGGTTGATGTCCATTGTTAACCAAATCAAACTACTTGGTGGAGATTTCTCAAGTCAAAGAGTAGTGGACAAACTTTTAGTGACTCTTCCTGAGAGGTATGAAACTAAAATTTCCTCACTTGAAGATACTAAAGATCTTTCGAAATTAACTGTTTCAGAATTGATCAATTCACTTCACGCCGTGGACCAAAGGAGATCAATGAGGGAGGAAGAAATTGGAGGAAAAAATGAGGGACTGCTATTAGCTAAAGCTTCATCCTCAAAAG CATTGTGGCTTTCCTTTGTACCAGCAGTCTTTTTCTTCATGTCCCATCTTATGACAATGATTGCATTGAACTTTGTTACCTGTGCCTTTTGA